Part of the Rhizoctonia solani chromosome 2, complete sequence genome is shown below.
TAATGGAGTGGAGTTGAGAACCAAATAACTTTAGCGTAAATGTTGTACTCACCGCAACCCAGACTTGAAGAGCCCGAATTCTGACCTGCCTGACTTGCCTTGGATTGTATATAGTCTCCTGCCAAAAGTTTGGTAGGTACCCATCCATCCATGATTTTAATCCTGGTTATACTGTTAGCAAACAGTGGTATATGAATTCATTTGCTCTCACTTTCGGAATGTTTGTTAACCAGAGAAGATATGAGTCGGGTGGCATTAATAGATTGTACATCGCTTGTCCGATCGTTAGTGCACCACTCTACTAACGACGATAAAGTTTGATCTAGGTCTTCGAAAGGCAATTCAGTCTATAGTCGTAGATGAGTTCACAGAAATCGGCTTTCCGATGATTCCGTACCTCTGGCCGCAGTGGAACGATAGATGCAGTAAGCAATATTACAACATTACGTTGCTCGTATGGGGCATTTTCCTGTGTAAATCTTAGTGTACGTATGTATAAGATGACCCATGGACCTACATCAAAAGGGTTGAAATTGCATTGAGCCGGAAGTTTGGACATTAACACGCCCTCCACGCGAGCTTCGTAGAAAAGTTTTGACAAGGAGTTAATAAAACTGGCTTGTTTCCTAGGAACAAATGAGTATGGTTCTGTGTATTCGATTATAGGTATAACTCACGCGGTAGGGGCGGAGCGTATAACCACACTAAAAACTGATGCGATGGGATGAATAATCTTTGGATGAGTGGCAACTTCATTCTCAGGCGTGGGTGATATTGCAGCTGTGACCACCGATGTGAGTAGAGTTGGAAGTAATCGATCCAGGTATTTCGGTACATCTGGATGTGCAGCCTCTGATTTACGTGCAAGTACGTTTGAGATGGTTTGTAGCAATGCACTTGCGTAAGCAGCTGTACATTCTCGATCAGCGGGTCCCGTGCCACAAATGATCTCGAGTTTTGTTGAAAGTCTGATCACGAGAACTTCGAATAGCGTAGGAGCTTCACAAAGTGTTGCAAGTGCCGAAAGAATGGCCCAGTACTTTGCACGTTCTTCGTCTGCATCCCGGGCTGGTGCCTTATCAGGAAGGGCCGCAAAGAGCATGGGGAGAGTGTTTTCCTCCACTACCTTGGGTGAAACAATTGAGATGACATTTAGAACTTCAAGAGCTATCGGCCTGATGGTACACATAAATTAATATTCTACGCATATAAACATGTTACTCACCTTAAATCCTCAAGTTCATCTTTTTCGGATCCTAACAATTCATTGATCTTGTGCACCACAAATGCCATTTCTTCGTTGGATAGCACGCCTTGCATATAAGAAATCTGGAGCAAGCCGCTAAGTGCTGATCCACGTGAAACTTTCGTATTCAAACCCGAGGTCAATGCGCCAAGCGTAGTGTCCTTATTCGCCTTTAGGAAGGCCAATGACGCCTCACGGCATGGTCCCTCTTTAAGTTCACGAATAGCATGAAGAACATCTCTGAGCGCAGCCAGAATTGGGTCACGGTGCGCAGCCTCATCGGGATCGTGAAATTGTTTAATCAAGAAGGGAGCGACGCGGTTAAGTGTATAAGTGCAGATTGCCGCTGCAGAAATAGTTAGGAACGAACCCCTCGAGTTGTCTTGTTTACTCACACGCAGTGTCAAGACACGCATTTACTATTTTTATAGCATGCTGTGCCTGGCTCTTCTCCGGCTCTCTTAACACGCGTAAGCACTCTGTGGTAACTTCTTCGGTGAGCTCATCTATAACTTCTTCTGTGGATCCAGGTCCTGCTGTTTTGTTCTTTCCTAGCACCAAGAGCAATGTGGTAAGCGCGTTGACTGCTTTATCTGCGGTCTCCGCATCAAGAGGTTGAAATATCTGATTACTCCTTCAGCGATCGGCTTAGCCATTAATAGGCGTTGCTTACTTCCAACTTGAATGCAGACCACATTTGAGAAGCAAAGCTTTTCGCGACGGCTGGTCCATAAACAGGCAAGCACAAGCTATTGTCCTTAGAGTATCGCGCTACAAACCACATGTATGCTCAGTAATACTACCGACCCCGCGAAattaaaaataaccttggtGTTCCCAGCCGTCGCGGACAATTTCTCTAAGAATAACGGAAGGGCTAGTGGTCCAAATCGCGGTGTAGCAGACAAACATGCACTTGGGGAATATCAATAATAGGTTCTTCATGAGCGAAGTAAATCTAATGTACCTAAGTGAAGATTTCAAATCCTCGGTTGTGATCCCATACGGGTCGTTGGGCGGAGGCTTGAATGTGATCGGGAAGTAACAAAATGTGATATCAAAGAGATCCTATACATTTTTGTGAGTAAGAGGCAATAGCAACGAAGCACCTTAACTCACATCAATGTGATTGGTGATATCGAATTCGAGTGCAATAACCCTCGCAATATTGAAAGCCAGTAATAGATTTCTTGGGTCCTTTTCCCCTTCCGCAAGTTTGATGTAACCGGGAAGGAACGTGGGGCTTGATACGAGTGCTACGGGGTTAATTAGCAGGAATCATCGTTGTCTTGGTACAATTTACCGGCCAGGTGTTTTGCAAACAACGCGTCGATTATCCTGAACACAACGTATCGCACCGATTGCACGAGAGCCTTCATTGAGATATGACTGATAACCCTATGAGAAATATTAGACTTATATTCCCTATCACATGCCTCGAATTGCACCTACGAGTGAGCCGTATCTGTAGCTTCATTCGTTCCAAAAGTAGGGAGTGATGTCAAGGTAAGGAGTCCGTCAAGCGCCGGTATGATTGTATCCGCATCTTGTATCTTCTCAAGATAGAATGTTGTCAAGACCCGAGCTATATAGTAAGGGTATAAGATACCATGGAGAACATGAAGCTAGGACGCAACTAACTTGACTGTTTGCTAATTCTCTCTGACTGACACTGAGATATAACGTGCGAAAGTAGCCTGATACCTGGAGATGGATTGACATTAGCTACGGACTAGACAGACAAAGAACACTCACCTTTCTCTCTAATTTTTCCATCCTCACTAGTCAGATACTCCCCTAAAGACTTTACGATATGCAGTAGAGTAAGTAATTGATCATCGACATCTATATGATGAATGTCATACACCATCGATCTACCACCGGCACAGATTGACGTACGCTGGACCAACTCCTTAATAGTGTCATCTCCGTCAGTGGCAACATATGTCCTAACGAGCTCCTGACATTTCTCCATAATTTGTGGGACGAAATGCTAAATGTTATTTTCGAAGTTGATAGCCAAGTATTTATTTTTCCTATACAAAGTTTGTCGGGTAAACTAGCAGAGATCCGAAAATGACTCTTACAAGCGCCGAGCGTTATCCGTCGATCATGTCGATCAATTCCACGTGACTGCTTTTCGCCTTCTCTTTAATTTGACTCGTTCTCTCAACTCTTGCAAATATTCATGCGGATGAACTCtgaaactctcccaacttgGCATCGTGTGGATAAGGTACCATCTCAGAGCTAAATGGCTGCTTGAAGTCCGATTGCATAGTAACCTCCGGACCATCGAACCGAGTCGGAGATTTAACCTGAATCTTAGAAGAACCGAATGTATTTTGAATCCGTGTTTCCTAGTCAATATGGGAGAATACATTTATCGATCGACAACCGATTGTATTTTTCTACATTCCATGTCCATTGTTCTGGGATCATTCGTTAGCAATGCAGCCAGGACCGAGGTACAGAATCATCGATACTCCAATGGATGATTTAGATGAGAACCTTAGGAAAGGAGCCCGAACTCCCGATGGTGCCATCGCTTGTGAACACGAGGCCGAGGGTGTAAGTTCTTTTGGGGAGATCGTAACTGAACCCTGTGTCAGCACGAACGTGGGTCAGATCATCGCCTAGCCTCTATGCGCGCACTCGCATTGGATGCCTCCTTGAAGGATCCTGTCGCGTGAGTAGCATTCTAGACACAGAGGTAACCATGTCATCGATGTAGCTCAAGTGGATGCTATCTCCGAAGCAAATTAATGCTCTAAACAAAAGGGATACAGTGGGACCTCTTGATTCTGTACCCCCCCGACTCGATAGAAGCGGGGTTTTGCTTTTCCCGTGgttatttgaaatatagTAGTGAATGCTTACGAATGCGTACAGCCACCGCTGAGTAAGACCGGCGTCCGTGGCTTGGACCGCCACCTGGATTAACGGCTATTGAGAGAAATTCAGAGAACGGCATAGAAATTTCAGAAATATATAAGCAGATACACCTGAGACTACCTAAGATACCATTATTTCTTGTCTTAAGCTTGTTCTTGGTGCCTCAAACCTCTAACTTGAAAAAATCTCGAGCCCCAAGGCGTCCCCGACCGCTTTCTGTCGCCGTCTCTGTGCAAGATAAAACCAAGCAGTCAAACCCCACGCTTAATGACAAACTACGCATTATAGATTACTACCGAGAGCATGAAGGCCTTCCTGGAGTTACTCAAGCCTCGGAAGTTCAACATTTCCGTATCGAATACCTTACTCTTAGCCAATCGACGCTCTCAAGTTACCTCTCTCGCGAGAAGGAGATTCGAGAATACATTGACAAGAACCCGAATCGACTAACATACAAGAAGCCTACTCGGGTTGCCCTCTCGCAAATCGAACTCGCGTTGACTGAGTGATTAAATGAGCGACTGCGCCGCGGCTTTCGATCGACTACTTTCCGCTCAAGAGCTAGCAGATGTTGATCGCGATGTTCAGACCGAGGAGGTTACTGACGAGATGATTATTCGACACGTCAGATCTATATTTAACTTATAGATTGTACTTAATATTGTTCGATTTTTTAATCATGTTTTTAATATACTTTCTGACTTGGTTAATGTATACGTATCTATTGTCATGTACTTCTGGGTTGTATGCACGGTGGTATTTCAAATGATTACATAGCCGCTTCTGTCTCTGTTTACACGTGTGGTCGTAAACCCCCCAGCTCAATAAAAGcaccatatcaaatatccCATCAGCATCGTTTTAGAGGGGTTCCACTGTACATGCACCCCACCACTGAGAAGACGTGTGAGAATCAATTGATCCTATATCTTATAGGGGTTTAGCGGTAGATTTTCCGTATTGATGGCACCGTGCTGCTATACTAAGCGTCGGCATTATGCGAATTTAGTGGTCTCGTGGTTTTGAGCGGCAAAGAAGGCTATCATGGTGCTTATTGGGCTCGAACAAGCTACCTTCTTACAGGAAATTTTTAGATTGCGCAGCCAGGAAATAATGATGCCGGCACTCCTAACACCCCTATGTTGCCAAGCGAGCTCAAATGCTGTTCGACGACCAGATCGCATTCATTTGGTGTTTTGGACTCGTTTATCACGTGATCCTTTTCTTGCATCTACCGGCCAACCATTTGCTTTAGAAATTGCGTGACGGGATGAGAGAGTATGGCACCCAGGCGAGAGTTTACAGTGCCAGACACGAGCGGCTGCGTCCGACAAGATCCCACGGTTTCGAAGTCGGTCCGCCCGGCCGACCATATATCACTGGAAGGCTGCGGTCGCGTTCTGCTCCAACACAGAAGGGCGCAATGATCCAATGTCGATTCGGGACACATGGTGCTCACGCGACGTTAATATCAGCGTCATTACCCCCCGTAATCTCTAACCGGAGAAAGTCAGTGAGTTGAATGATTTCTCCTGATTCTATGCACACCTTGGACGAGTGGGTGACTCCAGTCTTAGCATGGAAATGCATTTATTTCTTGACTCAGATTGAAATCTAAATTGGAATAGATGCCCAATAGACTCACTTCTCAAGCGATGATTTGATTAGATAACCTTTGTGGTCATTGAATTTCAGTTTGTCAAGCCCGATTTAGGTCCAGAATCCGTCTTTCTGGCCGGAGTTTGCTGCCGATAGGCTGGCTGCAAGGCCAGCGCGTGTAAGAAATGTAGATATGCGCAATATAAGAAAGGCAAGTCCGATGACCTAAAGAGATACGCTTCGATGGCCAGGACCAATGGCCAAATGATAACTAGAGAATCCGAAATCTAAACCTACGACTGAATACTTCATTATGCGTCATCCCCACCAAAATTCGAGGGCGTCACAGATCCAGCATACACCCACCCGCGCTAGGACTAAAAACGAGCCACTACCCACATGACTTGATATCCAAGGCACAGCTCGGTCATTGGGGCGATTCTGCAACCAGGGAGCAGGGATGCGTGTGAATCATGTCCGGCGCGAAATAAAGAGCTTCGTCTCGGTTCGGGATAAATTGAAAATAAAATTGTGTGAAGTAGACCATGTGCATATGTGGGGCAGTAGCGTACGGAGCCCGGGTATAGTAACGGCAAGCGACTCAGTCATTCTGGTCCCGGAGCCGCGTTGAGACGGGCTCTATGCGCCCGGACCCGAATCACCGCAAGCCTGTGTACGGGAAATACCACTGTGCGCGGTTCTTCCTTTGAGACGAATCAGGTCCAGAATCAACGGAAGATGAGAATGTGTGAGCTGCTTTGGCGCGTTTGAGTGACAAATCGtatgtgttgcctatggTTGCCCTGGAACGGTGGAGACCTAATTCTGCATATCTTATCGGTAAGGGGGACGCGGGGTGAGTTCGGACGCAGTGAGAGAACGGAGCGTTGATCACACGAGCCGTGCGCACGACTTGTGAAGCAGCAAATTGATGCTGGTACAGGGGGAGAGGGTGTACGGGGTCCCGTAGGGATCCTCCGTAGAATTGGATAGCACAAATTACGACTCTTGAACCCAACCGAGTCCTCTCTTCATCTCCATCTGCTGCCCAAGCGCGGCTTTTGCCCCGTCAACATTGCCTAGACACATATGAACCATACGTCCTCATGGCTAGATCCAAAAAGACACAGAGTGAGTTTTTGTCTCGAATTATTATGTGTAGATCATTCGTTATGGGTTGCACATTCTGCCGCGACTGAGGCTCGTGCTGGCACCTGTCGCTGAGTTGCCTGTTCCGAGCGGTGAGCTGACCGGTGTCATTGCATTTATTTGTCTGTGGTCATATACGTTGTCGGTCACCATGGGTCGTGTGCGCCCTGCAGATCGCCTCAAGACCCAGCGTGAGCATATACTACTTGTACTCGGACTGTACGCGAACATCGGGCTGACTGTGAAATTTAATTTTGCTTGTGTCTGTGCTTGTGTACGGCTACAACAGATCATTTCGAGACATCCCTACCTCACTCTCGCAAGATGTACGAGAGTGAAGACGAAGACATATGCCCAGTGTGCGAGGGCGAATGTACATGCAACAATATTACCGAGTCCGTCACCGCATACAGCTTTGAAGAATTCAACCGCCAGCAACAGCAATCCAAGGTGGCCTCGACCTCAGCTGCTGCCCGTCAAAAATTACGCCGGCGCTTCCCAAAGGATTCAGACCCTCTTCGTCAAAGGGCCTTGGGTCAGCGTCATACGCCACAGTCGTTACTTCTCCATCACCTGCCTCTAAAGTCGTCCCTCGTCTCCAGTCCTTGAAGCTCAAAATCCCTTCCCAGTCTAAGCACGATGCGGAACACACACTCTCCGACTCTTCCAACTCTACTATCGACGCACCCTCTGGTCCTCAACTCGCACGATTTAATCTCTCAAAACATCCTAATGGTGGAGCCTCTGGTTCTGTTACACCTCGACATGCACTCGACGACCGAATATCGCCTACCAATGCACCGGGCAAGGTGATCCCACCAAAAGTGATTGCCAAATCAAAAGGTAAAGGCAAGCAACCTATCGAACGCAAACCCGCACCCGTAACGAAAAAAGCAACATCCACAACCGTCAAGAAATCTACTGCCACTAATACTAAAAAGCCTACCCTCGTTAATTCCAAGAAACGAAAACTTGGTCGACCTCACAAGAAGCGCGTACGGGAAACGACGAGCGAGTCGAGTCTGAGCGACTTTGACGACTTTGACGAAGATGATTTCGTTCCGTTCCGTAGCTCTGGACAGACGCATCAAAAACAGGCGGTTAACGGTCCTGTCTCTGATTTCCCGACTTTTGTTAGCGCAAGCGTGTTTGGGGATTCCGAAGATGAGGTGGTTCTACCAGCTCGGATTCAGAAACAACGGGATTATTATTAAGTGGGGACAGTGAAGtagaagaggaggaggagatGATGATTGTC
Proteins encoded:
- a CDS encoding MMS19 nucleotide excision repair protein, which encodes MEKCQELVRTYVATDGDDTIKELVQHVDDQLLTLLHIVKSLGEYLTSEDGKIREKGIRLLSHVISQCQSERISKQSTRVLTTFYLEKIQDADTIIPALDGLLTLTSLPTFGTNEATDTAHSVISHISMKALVQSVRYVVFRIIDALFAKHLAALVSSPTFLPGYIKLAEGEKDPRNLLLAFNIARVIALEFDITNHIDDLFDITFCYFPITFKPPPNDPYGITTEDLKSSLSACLSATPRFGPLALPLFLEKLSATAGNTKVIFNFAGLCLPVYGPAVAKSFASQMWSAFKLEIFQPLDAETADKAVNALTTLLLVLGKNKTAGPGSTEEVIDELTEEVTTECLRVLREPEKSQAQHAIKIVNACLDTASAICTYTLNRVAPFLIKQFHDPDEAAHRDPILAALRDVLHAIRELKEGPCREASLAFLKANKDTTLGALTSGLNTKVSRGSALSGLLQISYMQGVLSNEEMAFVVHKINELLGSEKDELEDLRPIALEVLNVISIVSPKVVEENTLPMLFAALPDKAPARDADEERAKYWAILSALATLCEAPTLFEVLVIRLSTKLEIICGTGPADRECTAAYASALLQTISNVLARKSEAAHPDVPKYLDRLLPTLLTSVVTAAISPTPENEVATHPKIIHPIASVFSVVIRSAPTAKQASFINSLSKLFYEARVEGVLMSKLPAQCNFNPFDENAPYEQRNVVILLTASIVPLRPETELPFEDLDQTLSSLVEWCTNDRTSDVQSINATRLISSLVNKHSERLKSWMDGYLPNFWQETIYNPRQVRQVRIRALQVWVAVTRALVVQSHQKGDECVNNVFSLFEDPLVGRAAGKAIGEIALNDDGVLTKKNSATIRDPSVAVCTPKVMCPLIAEVILGYKESKESLIQDAYLVALASLIKAVPKSTYAEYLSVLMPILLRGLSLEGTELRTNIFQTLLQVAKDTAELSATNTGPLAEHAGSLIKAALSNSQHSEAITPSIQVCALQLLAILPGALRYDILHPYKSEVIRKLGSALDDRKRAGLRLRLAYKWTLEIKQGLGSPLVMPVNEAAENILATIGTVLWTAQLVPQVVKSFREKSTEGLSPWLMFIWALSAWFLGVYAIVQNISIPIILQPQLFGALAALSWIQACWKVEGLLCFTLRVLLDGHGRWTSDPTLTKFPVNQRTDRAGNEWPTRVMGIMSALLIALGLLPQYWEIWKRKEVVGVSMLFMSVDMLGGVFSVLSLVFQAQFDAVAAVSYVLVVVLDGVVVLAALILNPIAKRRREREDQSTVAPGEVSDLEIGQQLHEGRIVLAEAVAAVQSKHGPSPMKQIE
- a CDS encoding tigger transposable element-derived protein 6, with product MDDLDENLRKGARTPDGAIACEHEAEGHERGSDHRLASMRALALDASLKDPVARPRPLSVAVSVQDKTKQSNPTLNDKLRIIDYYREHEGLPGVTQASEVQHFRIEYLTLSQSTLSSYLSREKEIREYIDKNPNRLTYKKPTRVALSQIELALTE